In Candidatus Eremiobacterota bacterium, a single genomic region encodes these proteins:
- a CDS encoding TonB-dependent receptor translates to MRGIIGMALAIALMASIAAPTLADTTTGNISGTVTANGQPLSGVSVSAVAPSGRYTARTDAKGFFSIVGVTPDTYTITFSAPGYTEASVNGVTVNPTLTATVNQALSTQLKTIGSTTSRSSGISAFQPQQPQDTYSVNSNQIQTILGKSHAASETQLIISLPGATLDALGYPVLRGGRQTDEGFQFEGIDYTDAFTHQFVNSLALNGVSNFQLSPGAGDASVGNVGTGQINATVKRGTRPAFGSFEGDLRGPTFDHLFAGEYGWATPNGALSSYTSFQGEDYQNQCGHTGTNCNLVGLQLVNPAFVNGRDLIENAVYKFGRDKNQSLQVFYQNQYYNFYTTAAFVPRTDDLLFRTSMPDYLFYTSGQLGITPTELAGVLPFEYGQTSLLQTIRRPARSNPQPNETLKLQYSNSLNASTFMTIKAYKVNAAVVFDNPYAVQSCQGIVGACDSFGPQGGQRTGFAGDITKQLGTKHLLGFGAKYELVHPIDAFQSSSLGIFDLALSSSNIYDFLPANSPSCTGFLTAAFGGNPCGYLPTAVGAPNTPVRIPDYNQSPVMNRHDTGYYLQDQFQASDKLKITGGLRVDMATFDYPSNPHFGAFNDPNGYSSSLFLPISTGRYTSGPLAGTPNPALDVYASDLHRTSSTLEPRFGFAYQFSPRDSVTFNYGRSVDLPPIAFIDARVPFAQYAGFAGIPANANICGPTGDRTCRNYADQLYWVNQNVGAGVPIEPAKPSTFNNYDFSLQHDFGRGLSAKLTPFYRRGYDVLANFSTPLIVNGKQQFDVNGNPLQNPSVTSNLGTSYTTGVEFYMTKTATYGLSGTLSLTYLNEFTNVIPLSGGEDFFPSIPLVSIAQGNLYRVGFISPFNGVAAVQYKWRSGWRVNPIIGFNDGYPIGAGLITSFGLNGKNYNLPSTNVTNPTGSFNTTQYVDPANPGSVFHPNVAATRGTPEKNSPGGVLSAPRVNIADLTVEYSKPGTRSTFGMQVTNLFNQIYSEPGLNQRYQPVATGIAGPKSGTTSGSVLFPNLGYTNYASFRGNNQPYLLTPLNNPTEFRFYYQLSL, encoded by the coding sequence TTGCGCGGCATCATTGGAATGGCGCTTGCGATCGCACTCATGGCGTCGATCGCCGCTCCGACGCTCGCCGACACGACGACAGGCAACATCTCGGGAACGGTGACGGCCAACGGCCAGCCTCTCTCCGGTGTTTCCGTCAGCGCGGTCGCTCCGTCCGGACGCTACACCGCACGCACCGACGCGAAGGGTTTCTTCAGCATCGTCGGCGTGACCCCCGACACCTACACCATCACGTTCAGCGCTCCCGGGTACACCGAGGCTTCGGTCAACGGCGTTACGGTGAACCCGACGCTCACGGCGACGGTGAATCAGGCGCTGAGCACACAGCTCAAGACGATCGGCTCGACCACGAGCCGCTCTTCCGGCATCAGCGCGTTCCAGCCCCAGCAGCCCCAAGACACGTACAGCGTCAACTCCAACCAGATTCAAACGATCCTCGGCAAGTCGCACGCCGCAAGCGAGACGCAATTGATCATCTCGCTGCCGGGCGCGACGCTCGACGCGCTGGGCTACCCTGTCCTGCGCGGCGGCCGCCAGACCGACGAGGGCTTCCAGTTCGAAGGCATCGACTACACCGACGCGTTCACGCACCAGTTCGTGAACTCGCTGGCGCTCAACGGCGTCTCGAACTTCCAGCTCAGCCCCGGCGCCGGTGACGCGTCGGTCGGCAACGTCGGCACCGGCCAGATCAACGCAACGGTCAAGCGCGGCACGCGGCCGGCCTTCGGTTCCTTCGAAGGCGATCTCCGCGGTCCGACGTTCGACCATCTGTTCGCCGGCGAGTACGGCTGGGCGACGCCGAACGGCGCGCTCTCGAGCTATACCTCGTTCCAGGGCGAGGACTACCAGAACCAGTGCGGGCACACCGGGACGAACTGCAATCTGGTCGGTCTGCAACTCGTCAACCCGGCGTTCGTGAACGGCCGCGACCTGATCGAGAACGCGGTCTACAAGTTCGGCAGGGACAAGAACCAGTCGCTGCAGGTGTTCTATCAGAACCAGTACTACAACTTCTACACGACCGCCGCGTTCGTGCCGCGCACCGACGACCTGCTGTTCCGCACGTCGATGCCGGATTACCTGTTCTACACGTCCGGCCAGCTCGGCATCACCCCGACCGAGCTCGCCGGCGTCCTGCCGTTCGAGTACGGTCAGACGTCGCTGCTCCAGACGATCCGGCGGCCGGCGCGTTCGAACCCGCAGCCGAACGAAACGCTCAAGCTGCAGTACAGCAACAGCCTGAACGCCTCGACGTTCATGACGATCAAGGCGTACAAGGTCAATGCCGCGGTGGTCTTCGACAATCCGTACGCCGTGCAATCGTGCCAGGGGATCGTCGGCGCCTGTGACAGCTTCGGGCCGCAGGGCGGCCAGCGCACGGGTTTCGCCGGCGACATCACCAAGCAGCTCGGCACGAAGCACCTGCTGGGCTTCGGCGCCAAGTACGAGCTCGTCCACCCGATCGATGCGTTTCAGAGCTCGTCGCTCGGTATTTTCGACCTCGCGCTGAGCAGCTCGAACATCTACGACTTCCTGCCGGCGAACTCGCCCTCGTGCACCGGCTTCCTCACGGCGGCGTTCGGCGGGAACCCGTGCGGGTATCTGCCGACCGCCGTCGGCGCGCCGAACACGCCGGTTCGCATCCCCGACTACAACCAGTCGCCGGTCATGAACCGGCACGACACCGGGTACTACCTGCAAGACCAGTTCCAGGCGAGCGACAAGCTGAAGATCACCGGCGGGCTGCGCGTCGACATGGCGACGTTCGACTACCCGAGCAATCCGCACTTCGGCGCGTTCAACGACCCGAACGGCTACTCGTCCTCGCTGTTTCTGCCGATCTCGACCGGCCGGTACACCAGCGGTCCGCTGGCGGGGACGCCGAACCCGGCACTCGACGTGTACGCGTCGGACCTGCACCGCACCTCGAGCACGCTCGAGCCGCGGTTCGGATTTGCGTACCAGTTCTCGCCGCGTGACAGCGTCACGTTCAACTACGGACGGTCGGTCGATCTTCCGCCGATCGCCTTCATCGACGCGCGCGTTCCTTTCGCTCAGTATGCCGGCTTCGCCGGGATCCCCGCCAACGCGAACATCTGCGGTCCGACGGGCGACCGCACGTGCCGGAACTATGCCGACCAGCTCTACTGGGTGAACCAGAACGTCGGCGCCGGCGTGCCGATCGAACCGGCCAAGCCGAGCACGTTCAACAACTACGACTTCTCGCTGCAGCACGACTTCGGGCGCGGCCTCTCCGCGAAGCTGACGCCGTTCTACCGCCGCGGGTACGACGTGCTGGCGAACTTCTCGACGCCGCTGATCGTCAACGGCAAGCAGCAGTTCGACGTGAACGGCAACCCGCTGCAGAATCCCTCGGTCACGTCGAATCTCGGGACCTCGTACACGACCGGCGTCGAGTTCTACATGACGAAGACGGCGACGTACGGGCTCTCGGGGACGCTCTCGCTGACCTATCTCAACGAGTTCACCAACGTGATCCCGCTCTCCGGCGGCGAGGACTTCTTCCCCTCCATTCCGCTTGTCTCGATCGCGCAAGGGAACTTGTACCGCGTCGGCTTCATCTCGCCGTTCAACGGCGTGGCGGCGGTGCAGTACAAGTGGCGCAGCGGCTGGCGGGTGAACCCGATCATCGGGTTCAACGACGGCTATCCGATCGGCGCGGGGCTGATCACATCGTTCGGGTTGAACGGGAAGAACTACAACCTACCGTCCACCAACGTGACGAACCCGACCGGCTCGTTCAACACGACGCAGTACGTCGACCCGGCCAACCCGGGCTCGGTCTTCCACCCGAACGTCGCCGCGACACGCGGGACGCCGGAGAAGAACAGCCCCGGCGGCGTGCTGAGCGCGCCGCGCGTGAACATCGCGGATCTCACCGTCGAGTACAGCAAACCGGGAACGCGCAGCACGTTCGGCATGCAGGTAACGAACCTGTTCAACCAGATCTACAGCGAGCCTGGGCTCAACCAGCGGTACCAGCCGGTCGCAACCGGGATCGCCGGTCCGAAGTCGGGCACGACTTCCGGCTCGGTGCTGTTCCCGAACTTGGGCTATACGAACTACGCGAGCTTCCGCGGCAACAACCAGCCGTATCTGCTCACGCCGTTAAACAACCCGACGGAGTTCCGCTTCTACTACCAGCTCTCCCTGTAA
- a CDS encoding VOC family protein, translating to MVKELAFIAYYVRDVPRARRFYGEVLGLQPGEWFNDGWIEFDLGNATFALDATGEELGITPGTSSGAAFEVDDIDAMRARLLDAGTPVSEVYDFPPCRACFASDPEGNRFTVHQRRLR from the coding sequence ATGGTGAAAGAGCTGGCGTTCATCGCGTACTACGTTCGGGACGTTCCGCGCGCGAGACGGTTCTATGGCGAAGTTCTCGGCTTGCAGCCGGGCGAGTGGTTCAACGACGGCTGGATCGAGTTCGATCTGGGCAACGCTACCTTCGCGCTCGACGCAACCGGCGAGGAGCTCGGCATCACGCCCGGCACGTCGAGCGGCGCGGCGTTCGAGGTCGACGACATCGACGCGATGCGCGCACGGCTGCTCGACGCCGGCACGCCGGTGAGCGAGGTCTACGACTTCCCGCCGTGCCGGGCGTGCTTCGCGAGCGATCCGGAAGGCAACCGCTTCACGGTGCACCAGCGACGGCTACGGTGA
- a CDS encoding cytochrome P460 family protein — translation MRWFPLVFVLMLVGFGLRAHAPPALAASPAPAATPAGTVTVPPDYRSWAYVSTGLSMKYAQEQQTTTMGASPHAARAVQPLARTTAGGQVFHNVFVTPAAYKYFVANGHWPDKTMFVLEIRAAVNRDKPFLTQGLYQAEIVDLKAELRDDARYPVDKWKWFSFTQKNGAWQPAGPEPNASCFDCHTKHGAVDKSFVQFYPTLYPIAKQKGTLNPGFK, via the coding sequence ATGCGCTGGTTCCCGCTCGTTTTCGTCTTGATGCTGGTCGGTTTCGGGCTGCGCGCGCACGCGCCGCCGGCGCTCGCCGCGTCGCCGGCTCCCGCCGCGACGCCGGCCGGGACGGTCACGGTGCCGCCGGACTACCGGAGCTGGGCGTACGTGTCGACCGGTCTTTCGATGAAGTACGCGCAGGAGCAGCAGACCACGACGATGGGCGCCTCGCCGCACGCCGCGCGCGCGGTGCAGCCGTTGGCGCGCACCACCGCCGGCGGACAGGTGTTCCACAACGTCTTCGTCACCCCGGCCGCGTACAAGTACTTCGTCGCGAACGGGCACTGGCCGGACAAGACGATGTTCGTGCTGGAGATCCGGGCCGCGGTCAACCGGGACAAGCCGTTCCTCACGCAGGGGCTGTACCAGGCCGAGATCGTCGACTTGAAAGCCGAGCTGCGCGACGACGCCCGCTATCCCGTCGACAAGTGGAAGTGGTTCTCGTTCACGCAGAAGAACGGCGCGTGGCAGCCGGCTGGGCCCGAGCCGAACGCCTCGTGCTTCGACTGCCACACGAAGCACGGCGCGGTCGACAAGTCGTTCGTGCAGTTCTACCCGACGCTGTACCCGATCGCCAAGCAGAAAGGAACGCTCAACCCCGGTTTCAAGTAG
- a CDS encoding MATE family efflux transporter: MQRRLALDDTRPIWRSMLVFLIPLMLSNILQSASGTLSSIYLGRLLGVRALAAASSFFPIIFFMIAFFIGIASASSVLIGQAYGARDEERLKAVAGTTLTLAIGSGVVVAIASTWFLPPLLHLIGTPLDVFDDALAYARVLFYSLPLLFVYIAYTTFVRGTGDSRTPFLSLIVSTALIVLFTPWLIRGWLGFPQFGIIGAALANIIANAVAFGFLLVALAREKNPLTLDASIVRHMNVEPKLLVTLIRIGIPTGVQMVMVSLAEVAVIALVNRFGSGATAAYGAVNQIVSYVQFPAISIGIGASIFGAQSIGAQRFDRLRKIARAGISLNWVICGTLIVLVYVFDYAILSLFITDPRVLATARDLLAITLWSYVIFGTSAVLSGLMRSSGTVLWPTALSILSIWGVEVPVAYALAPHYGLRGVWFAYPVAFCASLLFQTTYYYGFWRRKRLTTLLGDTKPAEPLAT; encoded by the coding sequence ATGCAGCGCCGGCTCGCCCTCGACGACACCCGCCCCATCTGGCGGTCGATGCTGGTGTTCCTCATCCCGCTGATGCTGAGCAACATCTTGCAGTCGGCCTCCGGGACGCTGAGCAGCATCTACCTCGGGCGGCTGCTCGGCGTGCGCGCGCTGGCGGCCGCGTCGTCGTTCTTTCCGATCATCTTCTTCATGATCGCGTTCTTCATCGGGATCGCGAGCGCCAGCTCGGTGCTGATCGGCCAGGCGTACGGCGCCCGCGACGAAGAGCGCCTCAAGGCCGTCGCCGGCACGACGCTCACGCTCGCGATCGGGTCCGGGGTCGTCGTCGCGATCGCGAGCACCTGGTTCCTGCCCCCGCTGCTCCACCTGATCGGGACCCCGCTCGACGTCTTCGACGACGCGCTGGCATACGCGCGCGTGCTCTTCTACTCGCTGCCGCTGCTGTTCGTCTACATCGCGTACACGACGTTCGTGCGCGGGACCGGCGACTCGCGCACGCCGTTCCTCTCGCTGATCGTCAGCACCGCGCTGATCGTGCTGTTCACGCCGTGGCTGATCCGCGGCTGGCTCGGGTTCCCGCAGTTCGGGATCATCGGCGCCGCGCTCGCCAACATCATCGCGAACGCGGTCGCGTTCGGGTTCCTGCTCGTCGCGCTGGCCCGCGAGAAGAACCCGCTCACGCTCGACGCCTCGATCGTGCGGCACATGAACGTCGAACCGAAACTGCTCGTCACGCTGATCCGGATCGGGATCCCGACCGGCGTGCAGATGGTGATGGTCTCGCTCGCGGAAGTGGCGGTCATCGCGCTGGTGAACCGGTTCGGCTCCGGCGCCACGGCCGCCTACGGCGCGGTGAACCAGATCGTCTCGTACGTGCAGTTCCCGGCGATCTCGATCGGGATCGGCGCGTCGATCTTCGGCGCGCAGTCGATCGGCGCGCAGCGGTTCGACCGGCTGCGCAAGATCGCGCGCGCCGGGATCTCGCTGAACTGGGTGATCTGCGGCACCTTGATCGTCCTGGTCTACGTCTTCGACTACGCGATCCTCTCGCTGTTCATCACCGACCCGCGCGTGCTCGCGACCGCGCGCGACCTGCTCGCGATCACGCTCTGGAGCTACGTGATCTTCGGGACCTCGGCCGTGCTCTCGGGGCTCATGCGCTCGAGCGGGACGGTGCTCTGGCCGACCGCGCTTTCGATCCTCTCGATCTGGGGCGTCGAGGTCCCGGTCGCGTACGCGCTCGCGCCGCACTACGGCCTGCGCGGCGTGTGGTTCGCGTACCCCGTCGCGTTCTGCGCTTCGCTGCTGTTCCAGACGACGTACTACTACGGTTTCTGGCGCCGCAAGCGGCTCACGACGCTGCTCGGCGACACGAAGCCGGCCGAGCCGCTCGCGACGTAG